AACAAGAAGTATGAACATGTTCTAAACCTAGTACATATATCCTTCTGATACATATAACCAGCAGTACGTATATCAATTTTTGGTCAAATAGTCGTAGTCTGATTTGTTTCAAATGCAGGGAATAAGGAAACCTTGGGATCCCATTCCATTCAATGaagtagaaaggaagaagaaaatgaagaatgacAGAAAGCAACAGCCTACTAAAAATTAGAGAGTCTTGTAAGTACCTAAATCTACTTCTGTttaatgaatttatgttttgtttttaatgATGCTTTTAGCATATGTACTAATGCTGCCGATTCTCAAACAGAAGTATCCAGTTTTAGATGCTGAAAAGGCAGAGGAAGCTcgactgaagaagaatatgagcgCCGAAAAAGCTAAAGCATATGCTGAGACTCTCCAACTTCTTTCTGAGCTACAGAAGGtaattataattaccaaaaaaGTGAAAAGTAACAAATTTATCAATACTTAATGGACCACTTATGTTACATATGTTCAATAACATGGGAAAAACCAACAGTACATATGTTATGTACTCAGTGAAACTAAAAGTACATAACTTCTGTACTGAAAAGAATCCAAGAATACATATGTTCTAttctgttcattttttttttgcttttttagtctctcattttttttttacgtTTATGGTATATTGAAGGATAACGAACCTGGAGTTAGTCAAACATCAGAGGAAGATGACGTAACACTTGCCAAGAGACTCGAAGATAGGCTGGCTACAAAGAGTAATGAAGTCAAACCAATAGCGAAGTCGACTACGTCAGTCATGGACAAGGAGAAGAAAAAGCCGACTATCTCAGCCAAGGAGAAGAAACTTACTCCAAAAATCACATACACCCCTCAGAAGCCAGTAACTCGGAGCCACCCGCAGAAAAGAGTTGATCCTGAGTTTGCTAGTGGCAAAGGACTGTCGGGACATAAAAGGCGAAAAACAAAGTCCAGAACTGAAAACCCAGTTGGAAAAGATTGCCCAACAGAGAAAGTTCAGAAAAAGGATAGCGAGAATGTGAGAAAGAAAAAGCTAAAGGTGATCCAAATCTGCAAGAACTTACTAAAAAAGTGAAGAATGCACGCAAGTTGTTGAGCCTAAGGAAATCTCCGTTCTATAAGGATTTGAGTTCACAACAAAGAGcgcttctctctcctttttttgacAAAGCTACCTCAATGTGAGTCTCTCTTGGATAGTCCCTTTCATTTTAACAAAACTTTATGTACTTCGTTTAGAATCAAACTTATAATTGATTTGGATTATTTGAATTTGCAGCAACAGTGCTTGGAAAGCTCCTGCTGTGATTGGTCATCACATATTATCTGCAGAGACATTTGAAGATCTGCTACATAACAGGGCTTTAGAGGGAGATCTTATAAATTACTggcaataccaactgaaaaaagcATATCATAATGAGCAACCAGTGAATGGACAGAGAAAGTACATTCCAGTACTCCACATTGATCCAACAGGCTGGGTATGTTTTCCAATTTATCTTGATAAACAACATGCATCATGTCTTTGTAAAGGGCATAGCATATCTGCGAAACTAAaacgaaacaatttttttttgatgttgtaacaaatattatgctttcatatatgtgttttacactataattttcagtacatatttactacactgataaatttaattctttttcagttttATTTAAGTGACCCAGTACATCAAGTAGCAGCAAACACTGCTGTATTCTTACCCATCAGGAATATGGAGGAAGGAACCAGGAAGATTATTATTCCAATGTCACACCAAAACGTGCATTGGACGCTTCTTGTGTATGAATGCGAGAAAGGCGAATTCTTCCACTACAACACTTGGGAAGCTGTATCCAAAAATGAGTGTCTCGATAATGCTAATCTTATGGCAGAATACTGCTTGTTAGCAATTAATGAACGCTTGTCGAGCCTGCGCCTTCCACTTGTAAGCAGAGTAAAGATGATTAGTTACCCAACACCTCAACAGGGAGACTATCCAGATTGTGCAATATATATCATGCACATCATGAAGAAAGTTGCAAAGGAGGAAGTAATTGATGGAGTGCGAATGAGCTTGGGAGACCCAGAAGAACTAAAGGACAAAATACATAAGAAGAGGATCTCTTTAGCATGCAAAATACTCTCAGCAACATCTCCTCCTGAGGAGAGCTGGAATATTCATGctccaaaaggtttttaagacagTGCTTATATGAATTAGGAATGCATAGTAGAAGTTATCATAGAGAACATATTCAGAGTTTGCTAGTTTGTTTTAGACAATATCAAAGTTTAGtaattattcttatttattttgataacaattgttctcgaaactatggtgtttgtgtttaatctatgtacagttgtttggctttataaaaatgttgacatGTTGGATGGTAAAAGTCCATAGTATGAAGTGTTTTGGTGTGTATTATGTAACATAGACCAGCTATTAGAGTCAATTGAAGAATATGACTCTCTAAATTTGTTAATCATGATGGGAGAGAACATGAATCTCAGAGCTGGTCTCTTTGTTTGGTGTGTCTTAATTGAACAGAAAGTACATAATAGTTGTGCTCAGAAAGTCTTGAACAAACTTGGAAATCAACCTGaaaaccaataatattgaaaGTGGATAATGCAGTACAAAGTACCATTAAAAGAGTCTTAAATGAGCACAAAGTACCTTGTCCCAGAAAGAtatcaaacagtacataatttCAGCACTCTAAAAAAAGCgaacaaaagttttaaaatgatGCGCAAAACAGAATCTGCATTGTGACCAATAGAACTAATAAGGGAGAACTGAAAATCTAAAACTCATGGGTATGAAGGAATGACAGTGCACGTTGCCTTGTTGTGGTGAGTTTTCTTCTTACAGTTGGAACAACGGACGGACTTCCTAGCTTTCTCCCATGCATTCTTGATACGATTTCCCTTTGGCCTACCTGGTGGAACTCGTGGATGGGGTGGAAAAATAGTATCCTCTGGCAGATACTGCTCTGGCCTGTTGTAGTTGGGGATTGGTCTGATAGCAATTGAATACAGCTGCTGAAAATTTGTAACTTTGAAGTAGTCTTCGATATAATCTACGTATCGATCACCCTTGGCAGATATAGCTGCTGTAGCAtgagagcatggaaaaccataaacacgcCATCTTTGGCAGGTGCAAGTCTTGTTCAGCAGATCAACAGTGTGAgacctgcagatgcgtaaaaagcttttcagcacaaataacttaaaagcagtacatatatgcagcactgcaaacaaatacaaaaaaacaaaacatatgatTCACTCCTACATGTATGCTATAGTACAGTAAAAGTTGTTTTATGGGATAAAGCTAACCTAGGCGAATGAATCTCATACTCATACGCAGATGACTGAGTAACATTCCAAACTCGaccaatttgaatatgttctttAAGTAACGCCTCGTAGGTAGGAGTGAGCTTCTCTGGGTCCATCAAAAGACTCATTTCGCGACGTTCATTCATCAACTCCATAACGCGTAACCTATGAATGGAACAAAAAGAACACCTGTAataaattttgaacaaaaaaaaaatgaaccaaaaaaaagaaaacaccaacaaaaaaacacacacacaaaccTGATCATGTCAACGAGGGCGCAGGCAGGCAACCTCTTGTCTTTCCGAATCCAATTATTGAAGGACTCAGCAACGCTTGATGTAGTCTGACCAAATCTACAGCCAGTGAAGAACGCGCTGGACCAATGTTCCCTAGGCATATTGCGGCAATACTCAGCAACCCCAGGCCTTCCCATTAACTCCATTTCCATTAGTGCTTCTTCATATCTTGCTGGTGTGAGAGCATAAGTTGCTTTTTTGAAACAAGCCATAACTTCTTTGTACTTCTCGTCCGATTTCCTGATTGGTAAGTTTCCTTGCAAGTGGTAGTAACAATAGCCATGATGGGAAGTAGGAAAGTGTTTAGGAATAGCCCTCAACAATCCTTCATGACGATCAGACATAAAGGTGATAGGACGGTCATCAACAATGTTGCTAAGATTGCACATAAACCAATCCCAATTGTCAACATCCTCTCCTGGGACCAATGCAAAGGCTAGCGGATAAAAACCTGCAAAAAACAAACAGTACATATATTATATACTGTCACTAAATATGTTGCTATATTCATAGACGTAACATATATTATGTACTGGAAAATAGACTAAGAATTTCCAGTACATAATAGACATATTGTACTCAAAAAAAGGTcttatgcttacatatatgaaTTAGTGTGTGTTAGACACAATAACTTTTCAGTACATAAATGGTATACTCAAAAAGTTCCAACGATTAAAAGCAGTGAATAACTTGTAAACAATAACAAttaaaacgtaacaaagagcacttGCCTTGATTCCCATTCAGACAAGTAGCAGCCATAAGGGTACCTCTAAATCTCCCGGTCAGAAAAgttgcatcaacaaaaatcattggtcGACAAAGTCTATAACCTTCAATACAAGCGCCTATTGCGATGAATAACCTTTCAAATGTCTGAGTTGCATCGTTAAACTGAAAATCCGCATAAGAGCCAGGATTTGTTTctttcaatgaattcacccaccaaaccagatcagagtaagactttacatcattcccaaaaatttcatggtgtgaccgttccaaaccatgatatgcatggtgatatttgatattaacaccagcaccaacttttatataatcttcaatttcgcgaGGCTTGATAAGTGGGTTGTGCATCACACGATCATGAATAAGGTTGTGTACCAGCTTCTTCGATACTTTAGGACTTCTCAACTTCACACCAGCTCCACAAGTGTGCCTCCCAACATACTTTTTTATCCTAAAAACATCGCAAGTAGAATCAATAGCAACTGCATGGATCATCCAAGTGCATGGGACTTTACTGCATTTCATTGTGAACCTTTCACGATCATTCTTCACCTTTGTTACGCGATACCCAGTCTTCAAACAATACTTTTGACAGGCCAACCGAacagcatcaacaccaccacgaaAAAGCTTGTTAGGATCATCAAAAACATTCTCCCACCCATCGGACAGAAGAGGTttaacaatttcttttccatcagTTTCATAACTATCTCTATCTGCCCTAATCAGTTCTGAATTGTTGTCGACGTCGCTGAATGTAGAGGAACTACATCCACCAGCAGAAAGAAAATCCACATGCAGCTCAAAGAACGCCGATTTCTTTGAAAAATGCAAGGCAGCGAGACCATGAAGTTGAAAGTCAGCAATCACAGGCACTTTGacaccattctcaacataagtgatgataatctcagaagggttcaaggttctccagttttcacaaataagaaatttcaggtcatcaatactagacttaaaagtaacgaggtgagcaaaatgatgatgcttatagtaaatgtatgcatagcagtaggtatttggattggaacactctgcatcagacatgttttgaacctgcaaatgtgacaaagatgtaacagtattaaaatacagtatttcacatacgtactgatgggtcaaactaaaaaaagtgagagatctatgcaagaaacagaatctaagagcataaacaatgagtatgtcatatatgtactgctggataatacgatctgaaagtgagaacaaacctgattttgaaaagaaaacagaaagataatcaaatcgaaagctaaaataagctaaaaacttaacaatctaaccaaataactgaataaatacgaacaagattcataaaaaacaaacagaacacaaccaatctccatgatccaaaattcaaatcttaaacatgattcaaaaactgtagcagaaacaatgagtatgtcatatatgtactgctggataatacgatctgaaagtgaaaacaaacctgattttgaaaagaaaacagaaagataatcaaatcgaaagctaaaataagctaaaaacttaacaatctaaccaaataactgaataaatacgaacaagattcataaaaaacaaacagaacacaaccaatctccatgatccaaaattcaaatcttaaacatgattcaaaaactgtagcagaaacaatgagtatgtcatatatgtactgctggataatacgatctgaaagtgagaaaaaacctgattttgaaaagaaaacagaaagataatcaaatcgaaagctaaaataagctaaaaacttaacaatctaaccaaataactgaataaatacgaacaagattcataaaaaacaaacagaacacaaccaatctccatgatccaaaattcaaatcttaaacatgattcaaaaactgtagcagaaacaatgagtatgtcatatatgtactgctggataatacgatctgaaagtgaaaacaaacctgattttgaaaagaaaacagaaagataatcaaatcgaaagctaaaataagctaaaaacttaacaatctaaccaaataacttaataaatacgaacaagattcataaaaaacaaaacagaacacaaccaatctccatgatccaaaattcaaatcttaaatgattcaaaaactgtagcaaaaaatgagtatgtcatatatgtactgctggataatacgatctgaaagtgaacaaaactgattttgaaaagaaaacagaaagataatcaaatcgaaagctaaaataactaaaaacttaacaatctaaccaaataactgaataaacgaacaagattcataaaacaaacaaacacaaccaatct
This is a stretch of genomic DNA from Papaver somniferum cultivar HN1 chromosome 1, ASM357369v1, whole genome shotgun sequence. It encodes these proteins:
- the LOC113320728 gene encoding uncharacterized protein LOC113320728, with the protein product MLPILKQKYPVLDAEKAEEARLKKNMSAEKAKAYAETLQLLSELQKDNEPGVSQTSEEDDVTLAKRLEDRLATKSNEVKPIAKSTTSVMDKEKKKPTISAKEKKLTPKITYTPQKPRECEKEKAKGDPNLQELTKKVKNARKLLSLRKSPFYKDLSSQQRALLSPFFDKATSINSAWKAPAVIGHHILSAETFEDLLHNRALEGDLINYWQYQLKKAYHNEQPVNGQRKYIPVLHIDPTGWFYLSDPVHQVAANTAVFLPIRNMEEGTRKIIIPMSHQNVHWTLLVYECEKGEFFHYNTWEAVSKNECLDNANLMAEYCLLAINERLSSLRLPLVSRVKMISYPTPQQGDYPDCAIYIMHIMKKVAKEEVIDGVRMSLGDPEELKDKIHKKRISLACKILSATSPPEESWNIHAPKGF